From the Marivivens sp. LCG002 genome, the window CGGAACCGTTTCGGGCACATAAAGACCGCCGTCGCGCGCAAGACCGGTCATCATCGCCTCTTCGAACGTGAGGATCGGAGCCTGTCCACGGGTCGAAATATAGCGCATGTCTCAGTCCTTTCGCGCAGCGGTGCGTTTTACAAAGAAACCTGTCATCACAGCCCAAACAGCGGCAAGCAAGAACCAGGTGATTGCATATTCACGGTGATCGTTCTTGATCCCCGAAGTGTCAACCGGCACAGGCGTGAGACGCGGGTCAGGGTTGCTCGAACTCCTCAGAACAACCATGATTTCCGAGGTATCGAGCGCTTGCGCCATATCCGTCACATTGCGCGCAAACCAGATATTGCGTCCCAGATCGGGCGCGGGCGTGGAATCATTCTTGTCGTCGGGCCAAAGCAGATTGCCTGTGATCTCTTGCCGCCCGTCAAAGGGCGGAAGTTCCTTGGCTTCAAGCGGGAGCACACCGAAATCGACCATGATGGAACGGCCGTCCTCGATCTTGGCGGCACGGATCACCCGATACCCTGTTCCGGCGCCCGTCCCCGAAGAGAGGACATGCAGCTCGGGGCCATAAGGATCAATGACCGCAGTAACGGAGCCATACTCCATCGTGTCTTCATTCGGATCGGCGGGGATCGAAACGGCAGGCGCGTCGATTCTGCTCTGGATGAGGTCCAGAATGTCGCGTTTCCAATCCAGACGCTGAACCTGCCAGAAGCCGAGCCAGAGAAGGATCGCAAGCCCACCGAGGCCAAAGGTCAAAAGAAAGAGAATTCGGCGCATCGGCTCCCCTCGTTCAACAGAGAAACGCGCGGGCGTTGACCCGCGCGTTTTGTTCAATGTCGCTTTCGCTCGGATGGGTCAAGACCCACCGACACTCGGCTTACTGACCCCAGATGTAGACAGCAGCAAAGAGGAAGAGCCAAACAACGTCCACAAAGTGCCAGTACCAAGCGGCAGCTTCAAAGCCGAGGTGCTGTTCCTTGGTGAAGTGGCCGCGATAGGCACGCATCAAGCAGATCGCAAGGAAGATCGTGCCGATGATGACGTGGAAGCCGTGGAAGCCGGTCGCCATGAAGAAGTTCGCGCCATAGATGTTGCCGGCAAACCCGAAGGCAGCGTGGCTGTATTCATAAGCCTGGAACACGGTGAAGATCAGACCGAGCAGAACAGCGATCCAGAGGCCCGACTTGAGGTCCTTGCGGTTGTTCTCGTGCGCGATCGCATGGTGCGCCCAGGTTGCAGCGGCACCCGAGCAGAGAAGGATCAGCGTGTTGATCAGCGGAAGGTGCCAAGGATCGAAGGTTTCGATACCTGCGGGCGGCCAAACACCGTCAACGAGCGGGTATTCGGGGCCCATCGGATACATGGCGTGCTTGAAGAACGACCAGAACCATGCGGCAAAGAACATGACTTCCGACATGATGAAAAAGATCACGCCATAGCGAAGACCGATGCGTACGACGGGGGTATGGTCGCCCGAATGGCTCTCGACCACAACGTCGGACCACCATGCATACATGGTGTAGAGAACGCCGAGGAGACCGATCAGGAAGAAATACGGCATATCTGCCGACATCCACATAACGGCGCCGAAAAGCATAACAAAGGTCGAAACAGCGCCGACAAAGGGCCAGATCGACGGCGGAAGGATATGGTAATCGTGGTTCTTTTCATGAGCCATGTCAGTGTTCCCTGCGGCTTGGTCTTAATTCAGGTCAGTGGTGGCGACGGGCGCCTCGATGTCCAGAGCAGCTTGCCGTTCTTCCTCGGGCAGGTCGATCTGGTAAAAGGTATAACTCAGCGTGATGGTATGCACGTATTTTCCTTCGCGGTCCTCGACAATTGCGGGATCAACAAAGAAGCTTACGGGCATTTGCACCGTCTCGCCGGGTTGAAGCACCTGCTCGGTAAAGCAGAAGCATTCGATCTTGTCGAAGAACCCGCCTGCTGCATAGGGGGTCACGTTATAAGCGGCCTGACCGGCAACCGGCTTGTCGGTCGGGTTATGTGCTTCGTAAAACGCAAGTGCGGTCTGGCCGATCTTCACGGTCATTTCACGCTGCGACGGGGTGAACTGCCAAGGCATGTCGCGATCGGTCGACGCATCGAAGCGGATCGTGATCTCTTGATCGAGGATCACATCGCTCTCCGAGGTCGCGATATTGGTCGCACCGCCAAATCCGGTGACACGGCAGAACCACGAGTAGAACGGGACCGAGGCCCAGGCCAAAGCGCCCATGATGAACACGACGCTTACGAGTTGGATAACAGTCCGCTTTGGTCCTTTGATATTCGGGAAAAGCGTCATTGTGAGGCACCCTCCGATGATTGACCCTCCTGCGCACCGGCAGCCAGTGCGGGACGGGCGACATGGTCGAAACGTTCGAACTTCTTGGCGTCTCCAAGCTGGAGAACCTTGACGACGGTCAAGCCGAAGACGATCGCAACAAAGACAATAAGCAGGCCTAGAACGCCGAAGTTCCGGTTCTTACGGCGTGCATGAAGCTCGTGTTCTACCTTCAGAGCCATGACCAGCCTCCAAATCCAAGGGGGGCAAGGGCGGCTTCGGCGAACAAAGCTACGAAGTGTAGGAAGAGATAGGCAAGCGATACTTTGAAAGCTGCGCGCTCGGCCGCAAAGCCGTCCGATTCGGCGACCTCTTCATCGCGGCGCCACACCTTGTAACATGCGCTCAGGAACCAGCCGTTCCAGATCAGCGCAACCGCAAGATAAATCGGGCCACCGATCGAGGTAAACGCGATGGCAAGCGAAACGGGCACAAGAGCAACCATATAGCCCATGATGTGGTTGCGCGTTACGCGGCGGCCATGGGTTTCGGTGAGCATCGGCACACCCGCATTGCCATAGTCCGATTTCACGAAAATCGCGAGCGCCCAGAAATGGGGCGGCGTCCACATAAAGATCAGGGCAGTCATCAAGACCGATTCAACGCTGATCGAACCCGTGGCAATCGCCCAACCGATCATGGGCGGCAAGGCGCCGGAAAGTCCGCCGATCACGATGTTCTGCGGCGTCGAGCGCTTGAGCCACATCGAATAGACGACTGCATAGAAGAAAATGGTAAAGGCAAGCAGGAAGGCCGCCAGAAAGTTGGTGGCCAACGCCAGAAGCACAACCGAAAAACCCGAGAGCGCAAGACCGATGGCCAAAGCCTCTTCGGGTTGCACACGGCCCGAGGGGATCGGGCGCTTGGCGGTGCGGCGCATGATGCGGTCGATGTCCGCGTCCCACCACATGTTCAACGCGCCCGAAGCACCGGCGCCGACAGCGACACAAAGGATGCCGACAAAGGCGATGAACGGATGCACCGGAACGGGTGCCACAAAGAGGCCCACCAAAGCGGTGAACACGACAAGCGACATGACGCGCGGCTTGAGAAGCGCGAAGTAGTCGCCCATCCCTGCCTCGTATGTCGTGTCTTGCATATTCACGTCGGTCATTCGGTCCAAATCCATCTGCGGTTTTCGATGGCGTTGAAGGTAAGCCGAAGCCTACCTTCGCCCATTCACATCGCCGCGACCTTGATCAGGTGTCGGCGCGGCGCTTTAGACGCCGTTCTCTGCCTTGGCGGCTTCAAGCCACTCGGCATAGGCTTCTTCGCTGACCACCTTGACGGTGATCGGCATATAGGCGTGCGCGATACCGCAAAGTTCCGAGCACTGGCCGAAGTAGATGCCTTCTTTCTCTGCCGCGAACCAAAGCTGGGCAAGACGGCCGGGAACGGCGTCCTGCTTCACGCCAAACGCGGGGATGGTCCAGGAGTGGATCACATCCGCACCCGTCACCTGCATGACGATGGTCTTGCCGACGGGGACGACCACTGCGGTATCGGTGGCAAGAAGGAACTGCTGGTCGGTGTAACCTGCTTCGGCAAGCTGGGCCGAAACTTCGGGCGTCAGCATGTTGTTCGCATCGGCACCGATCATGTAGCTGTCAAAGGCGATACCTTCGTCAACATACTCATAACCCCAATACCACTGGTAGCCGGTGACCTTGATGGTCACGTCGCCTTGCGGGATTTCCTGCTGCTTGAACAGAACCGGAAGCGAGAACGAGCCGATGAAAACAAGGATCGCGATCGGGATGATCGTCCATGCGATTTCAAGCGGCGAGTTGTGCGTAAACGTCGCGGGGTTCGGGTTCGAACGGCGGTTGTAGCGCACGATCACCCAAACGAGCAGCGCGCACACAAAGATCACGATGCCCGTGATGATGAAAAGGATCAGGCCGTCGAGCCATTGAAGGTCACGAGCAAGCTCGGTCGATGCAGGCTGGAAGCCCATTGCATCCGGGGTCGGCTGGCCGATGATTTCCAGTTTCTGGTTTACCGCTTGAGCGGAGGCTGCGGCGCCCGAAAGGATCAGCCCGGCAGCTGCCGCAAGCTTGGTGACAAAGTTGGTCATTCGCATGTCATACCCTGTTCTTGATGGAGCGCATTCTAGCCCCGTGAGAACCCCGCACAAATCAATTGGACGGAATCCCGTTGTATCCGGTGTCGCTGATCCCATATCCTGACGCACAACTCAAGAACTGGTATTGCGGCAAACGGACGCTTTTTGATCTAAATCAACGTTGCCGCGGGAAAACGAGACATGACACAAGACGCTTTTCGCCCCTTCGAGACCAATTTGGACCAAGATTCGGCCCTGAAACTGCTTCAAGAGGCGACTCTGGGCGCGGATGACGGCGAATTGTTTCTGGAGCGTCGCCGCTCCGAGGTGCTCTCTTACGACGATGGTCGCGTCAAAACAGCCAGTTACAACGCCTCCGAGGGATTCGGTCTTCGTGCGGTGCGCGGCGAAACAGCGGGCTATGCCCATTCGACTACCATTGACGAAAACGCGATCAAGCGCGCTGTTGCGACCGCCCGCCTTGCCATCGGCGAAGGTGGCGGCACTTTGGCGCAGGCGCCGCGTCCGACCAACGTCAAGCTCTACACCGATGATGACCCGATCGCCCAAGCGACCTTTCCCGCCAAAATCGACGTCCTCAAGGAAATCGATGCGTTTGCACGTGACCTCGACCCGCGCGTCGTTCAGGTCTCGGCGACCGTAGCCGCCTCGCTTCAGGAAGTGGTGATTCTCCGTCCCGAAGGCACTATGGTGACCGATACCCGCCCGATGAGCCGTGTAAACGTCTCGGTCATCGTCGAGGAAAACGGCCGTCGGGAAAGCGGCGGCCACGGCGGAGGTGGCCGAGAGGGCCTCATCGGTCTGATCAGCCGCGACAACTGGGAACCCGCCGTGCGCGAAGCGCTTCGGGTGGCGCTCGTCAATCTCGAAGCCGAAGCCGCGCCTGCAGGCGTTATGGATGTCGTGCTGGGGAACGGCTGGCCCGGGGTCTTGCTGCACGAAGCTGTCGGTCACGGGCTTGAAGGCGACTTCAACCGCAAGGGATCAAGCGCCTTCACAGGGCTGGTCGGTCAGCAGGTCGCGGCCAAGGGGGTCACCGTTCTGGATGACGGCACGATTCCCGGACGTCGCGGTTCCATCACGGTCGACGACGAAGGCACCCCATCGGGCAAGAACGTTCTGATCGAAGACGGGATTCTGGTCGGCTATATGCAAGACCGCCAGAACGCCAGACTGATGGGCGTGCCCGCAACCGGAAACGGTCGCCGCGAAAGCTTTGAGCACATGCCCATGCCGCGCATGACGAACACCTATATGCTCGGCGGGGACGCGACCCGTGCCGAGCTGATCTCCGAACTCAAGGACGGAATCTATGCGGTCGGGTTCAGCGGGGGCCAAGTCGATATCACCAACGGAAAATTCGTGTTTTCCTGCACCGAAGCCTACCGCGTCAAAGACGGCAAAATCGGCGCGCCGGTCAAGGGCGCGACCCTGATCGGCGATGGTCCTGCCGCAATGAAAAAAATCCGCGGGATCGGCAACGATATGGCGCTTGATCCGGGCATCGGAAATTGCGGCAAGGCGGGTCAATGGGTGCCCGTAGGCGTCGGTCAACCCTCGCTTCTGATC encodes:
- the coxB gene encoding cytochrome c oxidase subunit II, with translation MRMTNFVTKLAAAAGLILSGAAASAQAVNQKLEIIGQPTPDAMGFQPASTELARDLQWLDGLILFIITGIVIFVCALLVWVIVRYNRRSNPNPATFTHNSPLEIAWTIIPIAILVFIGSFSLPVLFKQQEIPQGDVTIKVTGYQWYWGYEYVDEGIAFDSYMIGADANNMLTPEVSAQLAEAGYTDQQFLLATDTAVVVPVGKTIVMQVTGADVIHSWTIPAFGVKQDAVPGRLAQLWFAAEKEGIYFGQCSELCGIAHAYMPITVKVVSEEAYAEWLEAAKAENGV
- the tldD gene encoding metalloprotease TldD yields the protein MTQDAFRPFETNLDQDSALKLLQEATLGADDGELFLERRRSEVLSYDDGRVKTASYNASEGFGLRAVRGETAGYAHSTTIDENAIKRAVATARLAIGEGGGTLAQAPRPTNVKLYTDDDPIAQATFPAKIDVLKEIDAFARDLDPRVVQVSATVAASLQEVVILRPEGTMVTDTRPMSRVNVSVIVEENGRRESGGHGGGGREGLIGLISRDNWEPAVREALRVALVNLEAEAAPAGVMDVVLGNGWPGVLLHEAVGHGLEGDFNRKGSSAFTGLVGQQVAAKGVTVLDDGTIPGRRGSITVDDEGTPSGKNVLIEDGILVGYMQDRQNARLMGVPATGNGRRESFEHMPMPRMTNTYMLGGDATRAELISELKDGIYAVGFSGGQVDITNGKFVFSCTEAYRVKDGKIGAPVKGATLIGDGPAAMKKIRGIGNDMALDPGIGNCGKAGQWVPVGVGQPSLLIGGLTVGGSGA
- the cyoE gene encoding heme o synthase, with amino-acid sequence MTDVNMQDTTYEAGMGDYFALLKPRVMSLVVFTALVGLFVAPVPVHPFIAFVGILCVAVGAGASGALNMWWDADIDRIMRRTAKRPIPSGRVQPEEALAIGLALSGFSVVLLALATNFLAAFLLAFTIFFYAVVYSMWLKRSTPQNIVIGGLSGALPPMIGWAIATGSISVESVLMTALIFMWTPPHFWALAIFVKSDYGNAGVPMLTETHGRRVTRNHIMGYMVALVPVSLAIAFTSIGGPIYLAVALIWNGWFLSACYKVWRRDEEVAESDGFAAERAAFKVSLAYLFLHFVALFAEAALAPLGFGGWSWL
- a CDS encoding cytochrome c oxidase assembly protein — translated: MTLFPNIKGPKRTVIQLVSVVFIMGALAWASVPFYSWFCRVTGFGGATNIATSESDVILDQEITIRFDASTDRDMPWQFTPSQREMTVKIGQTALAFYEAHNPTDKPVAGQAAYNVTPYAAGGFFDKIECFCFTEQVLQPGETVQMPVSFFVDPAIVEDREGKYVHTITLSYTFYQIDLPEEERQAALDIEAPVATTDLN
- a CDS encoding SURF1 family protein, with the translated sequence MRRILFLLTFGLGGLAILLWLGFWQVQRLDWKRDILDLIQSRIDAPAVSIPADPNEDTMEYGSVTAVIDPYGPELHVLSSGTGAGTGYRVIRAAKIEDGRSIMVDFGVLPLEAKELPPFDGRQEITGNLLWPDDKNDSTPAPDLGRNIWFARNVTDMAQALDTSEIMVVLRSSSNPDPRLTPVPVDTSGIKNDHREYAITWFLLAAVWAVMTGFFVKRTAARKD
- a CDS encoding cytochrome c oxidase subunit 3; the encoded protein is MAHEKNHDYHILPPSIWPFVGAVSTFVMLFGAVMWMSADMPYFFLIGLLGVLYTMYAWWSDVVVESHSGDHTPVVRIGLRYGVIFFIMSEVMFFAAWFWSFFKHAMYPMGPEYPLVDGVWPPAGIETFDPWHLPLINTLILLCSGAAATWAHHAIAHENNRKDLKSGLWIAVLLGLIFTVFQAYEYSHAAFGFAGNIYGANFFMATGFHGFHVIIGTIFLAICLMRAYRGHFTKEQHLGFEAAAWYWHFVDVVWLFLFAAVYIWGQ